The genomic stretch TGCTGCGCCGTCACAACATCCTCAAGCCCAGCCTCAGTGAGCGGGTAGAGGCGGCGCTGGACGGCGTGCGCCCGATGCTTGCCTCGCATGGCGGCAATGTCGAGTTGGTCAACGTCAGGCCGCCGGCGATCGAGGTGCGGTTCGTCGGCGCATGCGACGGCTGTCCGGCCTCCGCTCTCACTTTCCATGCAGGCGTAAAGAAAGCAGTCGAGGAAGCCTGTCCCGAGATCACCGATATCGTTCAGATCAAGGGCATGAGCAACGCTGCCGACAATGATAGTGTCCGCTTCGTCAGTCCGTTCGCGCTCGGCGCCGTCGGCGGCTGGCATTTGGTGTGCCGCCTCGATGAGATCCCGCAGGGCGGCATCAGTGCCGTCGTGGTCGGTGGGCAAAATGTGATCCTGTCGCGTCAGGAGGGGGTCGTTTCCTGCTTCCAGAATGCCTGTGCGCACCTTGGCATGGAGCTCGACGGCGGTAGCATCGATGAAGGCATCATCACCTGTCCATATCATGGCTTCCGGTATGATCTTTCCAGCGGCGAGTGCCTGACCGCGCCCGAA from Mesorhizobium sp. NZP2077 encodes the following:
- a CDS encoding NifU family protein, which gives rise to MNAIDQIPTKREDLAGLAGDIERVEAIFSSWDETQRNAVEAYRRAIEDLHGEALRRLVRALKDEPAALTAMKQAVTDEVVYAVLRRHNILKPSLSERVEAALDGVRPMLASHGGNVELVNVRPPAIEVRFVGACDGCPASALTFHAGVKKAVEEACPEITDIVQIKGMSNAADNDSVRFVSPFALGAVGGWHLVCRLDEIPQGGISAVVVGGQNVILSRQEGVVSCFQNACAHLGMELDGGSIDEGIITCPYHGFRYDLSSGECLTAPEVALQSHAVRVIGNRVEVRLSS